A region of Haloplanus sp. XH21 DNA encodes the following proteins:
- a CDS encoding NAD(P) transhydrogenase subunit alpha encodes MTFVQNLTLFVLSAFVGYEIITKIPTNLHTPLMSGANAISGITLLGSVVVAGSGSTTLATALGFLAVVMATINVVGGYLVSHFMLDQFSQRGR; translated from the coding sequence ATGACGTTCGTCCAGAACCTGACGCTGTTCGTGCTCTCGGCGTTCGTCGGCTACGAGATCATCACGAAGATCCCGACGAACCTCCACACGCCGCTGATGTCGGGGGCGAACGCCATCTCCGGGATCACGCTCCTCGGGTCGGTCGTCGTCGCCGGTTCCGGATCGACGACGCTCGCGACGGCGCTCGGCTTCCTGGCGGTCGTCATGGCCACCATCAACGTCGTCGGCGGCTATCTCGTGAGCCACTTCATGCTC
- a CDS encoding Re/Si-specific NAD(P)(+) transhydrogenase subunit alpha codes for MIVGVPGETAADETRVSLTPPVTERLVDDGLDVCVASGAGEGSDWADAAYREAGCEVVTDRDEVFERADVVCQVRGLAANADEPMDPYREGQVVVGTLGPYDLDDETYDELADRRVSAFALEFMPRISRAQSMDVLSSMASVGGYKATLVAAERLPKLFPLEMTAAGTVQPAEVFVIGAGVAGLKAISTAERLGASVRGYDIRLEVKQEVESLGADFVELDLETEGSGDDEGYAREMDEEFYRQQRKELGRVVPESDVVITTAAIPGAPAPELVSEEMIAEMDDGSVIVDLAAADGGNCDPTVADETVEFEGVTVFGPTNLPATVPGTASQLFANNLRNFLTHLLDDGELVIDTDDEIIDSTLLTHDGTIRRPHEDSDDGNETDDGGETDAE; via the coding sequence ATGATCGTCGGTGTCCCCGGCGAGACGGCGGCAGACGAGACGCGGGTCTCGCTCACGCCGCCAGTCACGGAACGACTCGTCGACGACGGACTCGACGTCTGTGTCGCCAGCGGCGCGGGCGAGGGATCGGACTGGGCCGACGCGGCGTACCGCGAGGCCGGGTGCGAGGTGGTCACGGACCGGGACGAGGTGTTCGAACGCGCCGATGTCGTCTGCCAGGTTCGGGGCCTGGCGGCGAACGCCGACGAACCGATGGATCCGTACCGGGAGGGACAGGTCGTCGTCGGCACCCTCGGTCCCTACGACCTCGACGACGAGACGTACGACGAACTCGCCGATCGGCGAGTCAGCGCGTTCGCGCTCGAGTTCATGCCGCGCATCAGCCGCGCACAGAGCATGGACGTGCTGTCGTCGATGGCCAGCGTCGGCGGCTACAAGGCGACGCTGGTCGCGGCGGAACGGCTCCCCAAACTGTTCCCGCTCGAAATGACCGCCGCCGGCACGGTTCAGCCGGCGGAGGTGTTCGTCATCGGGGCGGGCGTCGCGGGACTCAAGGCGATTTCGACCGCCGAGCGCCTCGGCGCGTCGGTGCGGGGCTACGACATCCGTCTGGAAGTCAAACAGGAGGTGGAGAGCCTCGGCGCGGATTTCGTCGAACTCGACCTGGAGACCGAAGGGTCGGGCGACGACGAGGGGTACGCCAGGGAGATGGACGAGGAGTTCTACCGCCAGCAGCGCAAGGAGTTGGGGCGGGTCGTCCCGGAGTCGGACGTCGTCATCACGACGGCGGCCATCCCGGGCGCGCCCGCGCCCGAACTCGTCAGCGAGGAGATGATCGCCGAGATGGACGACGGATCGGTCATCGTCGACCTGGCGGCTGCGGACGGCGGCAACTGCGACCCGACGGTGGCCGACGAAACCGTCGAGTTCGAGGGCGTCACCGTCTTCGGCCCGACGAACCTCCCGGCGACCGTCCCCGGCACGGCGAGCCAACTGTTCGCCAACAACCTGCGCAACTTCCTGACGCATCTGCTCGACGACGGCGAACTCGTCATCGACACGGACGACGAGATCATCGATTCGACCCTACTCACACACGATGGCACGATACGACGACCCCACGAGGACAGTGACGACGGCAACGAGACCGACGACGGAGGCGAGACCGATGCGGAGTGA
- a CDS encoding NAD(P)/FAD-dependent oxidoreductase has translation MTKSYVIIGDGIAGSSAAETLRDESPDAEITVITDEGEALYNRILIKEFAKGKLPEMPVSIHEPSWYEDRDIDLRLNTLITDIDPDAHRLRTHEGDTIDYDNLLIATGGTPTQLPVDNSDADGIHHFWTFQDARAIREHAEEAETGIVVGAGLLGIDLAAICGEQDVDAHYLMRGDCWWRYALSTEGAEILHDAMRERGVEPVFQSGVDHFETDDGGHVTAAVDPNGDRYDGDFVGIAIGLTYNTEFLQGTGVERDGGIFVDEYMRTNVDDIYAAGDITRYYDTIIGERTQNGSWDSAKAQGTIAAKNMLEDESEAFRFVSSYSITHFDFPFLSFGHPTLGDDECERKYSDTEWRRLAFKDGKIVGGVLIGDLSPQSAYKQLMEQERVVADQKDVLLEKSVDLDELAPTQEQ, from the coding sequence ATGACCAAGTCGTATGTAATCATCGGCGACGGGATCGCCGGGAGCTCCGCCGCCGAGACGTTGCGCGACGAGTCGCCGGACGCCGAGATCACCGTCATCACGGACGAGGGGGAAGCGCTCTATAACCGCATCCTCATCAAGGAGTTTGCCAAGGGGAAACTCCCCGAGATGCCGGTGTCCATCCACGAGCCGTCGTGGTACGAGGACCGTGACATCGATCTGCGACTCAACACGCTGATTACGGATATCGACCCCGACGCCCACCGCCTCCGGACCCACGAGGGCGACACCATCGACTACGACAACCTCCTCATCGCCACGGGCGGGACGCCGACACAGCTGCCGGTCGACAACAGCGACGCCGACGGCATCCACCACTTCTGGACGTTTCAGGACGCCCGAGCGATCCGCGAACACGCCGAAGAGGCGGAGACGGGAATCGTCGTCGGCGCGGGCCTGCTGGGCATCGACCTCGCGGCCATCTGTGGCGAGCAGGACGTTGACGCCCACTACCTGATGCGTGGCGACTGCTGGTGGCGCTACGCGCTCTCGACGGAGGGCGCCGAAATCCTCCACGACGCCATGCGCGAACGCGGCGTCGAACCCGTCTTCCAGAGTGGCGTCGACCACTTCGAAACCGACGACGGCGGCCACGTCACTGCGGCCGTCGACCCCAACGGCGACCGCTACGACGGCGACTTCGTCGGCATCGCCATCGGCCTGACGTACAACACCGAGTTCCTCCAGGGGACGGGCGTCGAACGCGACGGCGGCATCTTCGTCGACGAGTACATGCGGACGAACGTCGACGACATCTACGCGGCGGGCGACATCACCCGCTACTACGACACCATCATCGGCGAACGGACCCAGAACGGGTCGTGGGACAGCGCCAAGGCCCAGGGCACCATCGCGGCGAAGAACATGCTCGAAGACGAGTCCGAGGCCTTCCGCTTCGTCTCCTCGTACTCCATCACCCACTTCGACTTCCCCTTCCTCTCCTTTGGCCACCCGACCCTCGGCGACGACGAATGCGAACGCAAGTACTCGGACACCGAGTGGCGGCGGCTGGCGTTCAAGGACGGCAAAATCGTCGGTGGCGTCCTCATCGGCGATCTGTCGCCCCAGAGCGCCTACAAGCAACTGATGGAACAGGAACGCGTCGTCGCGGATCAGAAGGACGTGCTCCTCGAGAAATCCGTCGACCTCGACGAACTCGCGCCGACCCAGGAACAGTAA
- a CDS encoding DUF6149 family protein gives MKLRQNVRHFAAKQALTMPVVGDMVREKLVDLHVDVFGEKAAEGHREEREAHLEAFFDRTFDTYVDALDAGYSEAEAREITHIQGNFEFYNHGWTEMMEFPADELQAHYDRYSDFFERHGITIADPLGEYGGDLPEAPSTPERLDDPEHPHAEGGFADDVYVEDGEGNLVVGGADEPADVDVTAAPGVDEK, from the coding sequence ATGAAACTCCGCCAGAACGTCCGACACTTCGCCGCCAAACAGGCGCTCACGATGCCCGTCGTCGGCGACATGGTGCGCGAGAAACTCGTCGACCTACACGTCGATGTCTTCGGCGAGAAAGCCGCCGAGGGCCATCGGGAAGAGCGGGAAGCCCACCTCGAGGCCTTCTTCGACCGTACCTTCGACACCTACGTGGACGCCCTCGACGCGGGCTACTCCGAGGCCGAGGCCCGCGAAATCACGCATATCCAGGGCAACTTCGAGTTCTACAACCACGGCTGGACCGAGATGATGGAGTTCCCGGCCGACGAACTACAGGCCCACTACGACCGCTACAGCGACTTCTTCGAGCGCCACGGCATCACCATCGCCGACCCCCTCGGCGAGTACGGCGGGGACCTGCCCGAGGCGCCGTCGACGCCCGAACGCCTCGACGACCCCGAACACCCACACGCCGAGGGCGGGTTCGCCGATGACGTCTACGTCGAGGACGGCGAGGGCAACCTCGTCGTCGGCGGCGCGGACGAACCCGCCGATGTCGACGTGACGGCCGCGCCCGGCGTCGACGAGAAGTGA
- a CDS encoding NAD(P)/FAD-dependent oxidoreductase, which translates to MIHVVGGGIAGLAAAYRLQQHGYEATVLEASDDLGGLAATYATAGDDVEKFYHHLSKSEETIVDLATDLGLGDRVEWLVGKNAYYVDGVVHPLDTLPQIAAYPHLSLYDTLRLGLLTLEIDVRGGVPRFDTYDDLADFEGVPIKQFLLEHTTRGVYENFFEPLLDAKFGDRKDDVSAAWLLGRIKFRGERDLRRGEILGYFEGGFAVLIDALVDAVGRENIVTGARATDIATADGQVESVTVETDERAEIQSTDGVVVATMPNVLESLTGYACDIDFQGAVCAVVTMDESLTDTYWLNIAHDAPFGALIEHTNFVPTERYGGDHLLYIASYVQDESEAVWQMDDEELRETWLGHVEEMFPDFARASVSEFRVARNPRAAPVYERGYLDLIVPYDLGEAVADGVYYAGMASRAQYPERSLNGGVVAGFECADRIADE; encoded by the coding sequence ATGATTCACGTCGTCGGCGGGGGCATCGCGGGCCTGGCCGCCGCCTACCGACTCCAGCAGCACGGCTACGAAGCGACGGTGCTGGAGGCGAGCGACGACCTCGGCGGTCTGGCGGCCACCTACGCCACGGCCGGCGACGACGTCGAGAAGTTCTACCACCACCTCTCGAAGTCCGAGGAGACCATCGTCGACCTCGCGACGGACCTCGGCCTCGGCGACCGGGTGGAGTGGTTGGTCGGCAAGAACGCCTACTACGTCGACGGCGTCGTCCATCCACTGGACACTCTGCCACAGATCGCGGCCTACCCGCATCTCAGCCTCTACGACACCCTCCGCCTCGGACTGTTGACCCTCGAAATCGACGTTCGGGGCGGGGTTCCGCGGTTCGACACCTACGACGACCTGGCGGACTTCGAGGGCGTCCCGATCAAACAGTTCCTGCTCGAACACACCACGCGCGGCGTCTACGAGAACTTCTTCGAACCCCTGCTGGACGCCAAGTTCGGCGACCGCAAGGACGACGTGAGCGCGGCGTGGCTGCTCGGGCGCATCAAGTTCCGCGGCGAACGCGACCTGCGGCGGGGCGAGATCCTCGGCTACTTCGAGGGCGGGTTCGCGGTCCTGATCGACGCCCTCGTCGACGCGGTGGGTCGCGAGAACATCGTCACCGGCGCGCGGGCGACGGACATCGCGACGGCCGACGGACAGGTCGAATCGGTCACCGTCGAGACGGACGAGCGGGCCGAGATCCAGTCGACCGACGGCGTCGTCGTCGCGACGATGCCGAACGTGCTCGAATCCCTGACGGGCTACGCCTGCGACATCGACTTCCAGGGCGCGGTGTGTGCCGTCGTGACGATGGACGAGTCGCTCACCGACACGTACTGGCTCAACATCGCCCACGACGCGCCCTTCGGCGCGCTCATCGAGCACACGAACTTCGTCCCGACCGAGCGCTACGGCGGCGACCACCTGCTCTACATCGCCAGTTACGTCCAGGACGAGTCCGAGGCCGTCTGGCAGATGGACGACGAGGAACTGCGAGAGACGTGGCTCGGCCACGTCGAAGAGATGTTCCCGGACTTCGCTCGGGCGAGCGTCAGCGAGTTCCGCGTCGCGCGAAATCCGCGTGCGGCACCCGTCTACGAACGGGGGTATCTCGACCTGATCGTGCCGTACGACCTGGGCGAAGCCGTCGCCGACGGCGTCTACTACGCGGGGATGGCGAGTCGCGCGCAGTACCCCGAGCGGAGCCTCAACGGCGGCGTCGTCGCGGGATTCGAGTGTGCGGACCGCATCGCCGACGAGTAA
- a CDS encoding DUF4352 domain-containing protein, with amino-acid sequence MEMDRRGVLTGLAASSVLPLAGCTGDSTSADDGGGEPTPDEMSETPVGASARPQHDLGDPFTVGTGVRSIRYVVETVSVAERIGTESFTTTADGLFLVVGLTMENVGDESIDITSRHLQVVDSQGRTFDADDEATTYLSQDARFGTEGITFEQLQPGLRQTRAVAFDIVSEESYAFKVSPAGIFSDAVPHYVALGTVPEP; translated from the coding sequence ATGGAGATGGATCGGCGGGGGGTTCTCACCGGGCTTGCGGCGAGCAGCGTCCTTCCGCTCGCGGGCTGTACGGGTGACTCGACATCGGCCGACGACGGCGGCGGGGAGCCCACCCCGGACGAGATGTCAGAGACGCCGGTCGGCGCCAGCGCGCGCCCGCAACACGACCTCGGCGACCCGTTCACCGTCGGGACGGGCGTGCGGTCGATCCGCTACGTCGTCGAGACCGTCAGTGTGGCCGAACGGATCGGCACCGAATCGTTCACGACCACCGCGGACGGGCTGTTTCTCGTCGTCGGTCTCACGATGGAGAACGTGGGCGACGAATCCATCGACATCACGTCCCGGCACCTCCAGGTGGTCGACAGTCAGGGCCGGACGTTCGACGCCGACGACGAGGCGACCACGTATCTCAGCCAGGACGCGCGGTTCGGGACGGAAGGCATCACGTTCGAACAGCTCCAGCCAGGGCTCCGACAGACCAGAGCGGTCGCGTTCGACATCGTCTCCGAGGAGTCGTACGCGTTCAAGGTGTCGCCGGCAGGAATCTTCTCGGACGCGGTTCCGCACTACGTGGCGCTTGGAACCGTCCCGGAGCCGTAG